GGCGGTGACATCGGAGCCCACGCCACGCCAGCCCTGCCAGCGGCCCGCACTGTCGTGCAAGGGTTTGGCGGTCAGCGACCACCACTGCAGCTGCCCGCCGACCCGCGCGGGCACCAATATGCCGCGAAACGGCTGCTGCTGCGCCAGGCATTTCTCCAGCGCCAGGAACATCGCTGCATGCGCGGGCACCATCTGCGGCGACAGGGACGCCATGCGTTGCACCAAATGCTGGCCTTGCAGCTCGCTGGGGGACACGCCCATGGCCTGCGCCAGGCGCTGGGACACATGGCGCAGACTGCCCTGGTGGTCGGTCTCCCACAGCCAGTCGCTGGCGTGCTCTTCGAAGTCGTTCAGCAGCAGGCCGACGAGCTGGTTCTGGCGCTCGATCTCGGCTTCGAACTTCAGGCCGTTGAGGAACATGCGCGAGGTCAGCAAAGTGGTGCTCCAGACCACCAGCGCGTAAAACGCCAGCAAGCCCGTGAGGTAGGTGTAGACCGCTTCCGCGCGGCTGGAAAACAGCACCGCCAGGCCCGCGCACAAAATACAGGACCACAAAATGGAAGCCTGTGGCAGGCAGCTGTACATCCAGCTCCCCATGCCGATGAAAGCCGCCAACACCGACGTGAGCAGCAAGCGGCCATCGCCATCGGCCGCGGTGTACAAATAGCCCGCCATCGACACAAACGCCAGCGCCGAAGCTGCAATGCCCGTCACCAGCAGCCGCACCGCGCGCAGGGACACGGGGGTCGACGGCAGCACCGCCCGGCGCGCCCACCACAGCCCGGCATTGCCCAGCGCGATGGCCGACACCAGCAGTGTCCAGCCCGCCACCACCCAGGAGTCCAACAGGCCCCAGAACACCGAGGCCAGCACCAGGGCACTGATGGTGTTGCCGATGCTGCTCAAGGGCAGTTGCCGCACCACGGCGTGGAACTGGCGGCCCCGATGGATAGCCGCCTGCTCGGCAGATGCAGCAGGGTCGCGCCAACAGCTCATCAGCCAGTCGGCGAACGGGAAACTAGGCATACACGTAAATCATGATGGCCCAGTGTAAACAGCTAAAGGCGAATTAATCCATCTAAAAAATGCGCTTGAAAATGTATACCAACATAGTCCGCCAAGCCGTCAAACACCGTGTCCAGCGTGGGCACCGTGGCCCCGAACAGGGCCTGCAGCGCGGCCGGGTCTTCCAGCAGGCCGTGCAGGTACAGGCCCAGCACATTGCCCGCCGCGTTCTGCCAGGCCAGGCCGTCGGGTAGCACCGCCCGCGCCACGTCCCCGCCCCGGGCCATGGCCGCGTGCTGCTGGGTCTGGCCATGGTGGATTTCATAGCCCGCCACCGCCACCCCGGCCAGCGCGGCCCACGGACCGGTCATCTCGGGGGCGAAGCGGGTGTGCCGGTGCTGCACGGTCTTTTGCACTTCAAACTGGGTGACCAGCGGCAGCAGGCCCAGGCCGGGCGCGTTGCCATCGATGCCGTGCAGGTCGATCAGCGCCTCACCCAGCATCTGCAGGCCGCCGCAGATGCCCAGCACTGTGCCGCCGCGCGCCGCGTGCGCGGTGATGGCGGCATCCAGCCCCTGCTGGCGCAGCCAGGCCAGGTCGCCACTGGTGTGCTTGGAGCCGGGCAGGATGACCCAGTCGGCCCCCGCCAGATCTGCCGGGCTGCGCGCCCAGACCAGGCGCACGCCGGGCACGTTTTTCAGTGGCTGGAACTCGTCCAGGTTGCTGATGCGCGGGTAGGCCACCACGGCGATAGTGCGGGTGACGGTGCCCGTCGCGCGGCTGCGGTCATCGAACACGCCGTCTTCCTCGGGCAGGCCATGCTGCCACCACATCGGCAGCGTGGCCACGGTGGGCACGCCGGTCAGGTCTTGCAGCATCTGCGGGCCGGGGGCCAGCAGGGCTGCATCGCCGCGGAACTTGTTCAGCACAAAGCCGTGCAGCAGCGCCCGGTCCTCGGGCGGCAGCAGCGCCCAGGTGCCATACAGATGGGCGAACGCGCCGCCCCGGTCGATATCGGTGACCAGCAGGCAGCGGGCATCGGCATGCCGGGCCACGCGCATGTTGACGATGTCGCTGCTGCTGAGGTTAATCTCGGCGGGCGAGCCCGCGCCCTCGATCACCACCACGTCGTATTCGGCGCGCAAATCATCCAGCGCCTGGGCCACCACCGGCCAGACCCGGGCGCTGCGGCTGCGCCAGTCCATGCCGGTCAGCTCTGCATTGACTTCGCCCAGCAGCACCACCTGGCTGTGCGTGTCGCGCTCGGGCTTGAGTAGCAGCGGATTCATGCGCACCTCGGGCACGGCGCGCGCCGCCAGCGCCTGGAAATACTGGGCGCTGCCGATCTCGCCACCGCCAAAAAAGGCCCCCACGCTTGTCACTTCGTGTACTGCGCTGCCCCCCGATGGGGGCGTGCCTTGCTTGGGGCGGCCCTGCGCGGCGGCAACCACCCTGGCGTTGTTGCTCATGTTCTGCGCCTTGAACGGCGCAACCTTCAGGCCCTGGCGGGCGTAGTAGCGGCACAGCGCGGTGGTCAGCCAGCTTTTGCCAGCGCCGCTGGTGGTGCCCAGCACCATGGTGCAAGCAGCGAGGGTCATGCCAAGGGGTGGTTCATACACGCATCCAAAAAATAAAAAGATTTATAAAAAATAGCGGCCTTGTGCTGTCTGGACAAGCACGAGAAGCTACTAATTCAATAGCAAAAAACCCGATGGTACCGGCAGGCATCTCCCGCTTTGCCCACTGACACAGGCTTGCCACATCAAAAGAACAGAATTTTCACCTACCCCACCCCTCCTCCAAGACAAGGACTCCCCATGACCGCCATCGACCGCCGCTCTCTTCTCCGTGGGGCCGCCGGAGTGGGGCTGACCGCCGTCTTCCCCGACAGCATCCAGAAGGCCCTGGCCATCCCTGCCAACGCGGTGACCGGCACCCTCCAGGACGTGCAGCACATTGTGGTGCTGATGCAGGAGAACCGCTCTTTTGACCACTACTTCGGCACGCTGCGCGGCGTGCGCGGTTTCAGCGACCCGCGCGCGGTGCGCCTGTACGGCTCGGGCAATTCGGTGTTCGAGCAGCCCAACCAGAACGGTGCGGGTGTGACGCAAACGCCCGCCACCGTGCTGCCCTTCCGCCCCGCCGGTGCCGACCTGGGCCTGGCGTTTCTGGCCGACCTGGCCCATTCCTGGAAAGACGCGCACGGGGCCTGGAACGGCGGCCGCTACGACAAATGGGTGCAGAACAAAACCAGCAAAACCATGGGCTACCTGCAGCGCAGCGACATCCCCTACTACTTTGCGCTGGCCGATGCCTTCACCGTGTGCGATGCCTACCACTGCTCCATCATGGCCTCCACCGACCCGAACCGCTACTACCTGTGGAGCGGCTGGTCGGGCCAGAACGGCACGCTGAGCGCCGATGGCGCGGCCACCGGCAGCACCCCCGGCAAGGTGGTGCTGGGCAGCAACGGCAACGGTGCTGCGCCCTACGGCCCGGTGGTCACCAATGCCGAGGCGGGCTACAACTGGCGCACCTACCCCGAACGGCTGCAAAGCGCCGGGGTGAGCTGGAAGATCTACCAGGACATCGGCGTGGGCCTGACCGCCGCGGGCTACTGGGGCTGGACCGGCCAGCCCTACATCGGCAACTACGGCGACAACTCGCTGCTGTACTTCCAGCAGTACCAGAACGCCCAGCCCGGCGAGCCGCTGTACGAGCGCGCCCGCACCGGCACCAACATCTACAACAACGGCGCATTCAACAACGGCGCGCTGTTCGACCAGCTGCGCAGCGACGTGCTGAACAACACCCTGCCCCAGGTGTCGTGGATTGCCGCGCCCGAGGCCTATACCGAGCACCCCAATTGGCCCACCAACTACGGCGCCTGGTACGTCAACAACGTGCTGGCTGCGCTGACCGCCAACCCCGCCGTCTGGGCCAGCACCGTGCTGATCATTTGCTACGACGAAAACGACGGCTTCTTCGACCACGTGGTGCCGCCCACCCCGCCGATGACGGCCGCACAGGGCCTGTCCACCGTCAGCACCGCCAATGAAATCTACCCCGGCAACGGCAGCGCCACCTACCCCGCCGGGCCTTACGGCCTGGGCGCGCGGGTGCCGATGCTGGTGGTGTCGCCCTGGAGCAAGGGCGGCTGGGTCAACTCCCAGGTGTTTGACCACACCTCCATCGTCCAATTCATCGAAAAGCGCTTTGGCGTGACCGAGCCCAACATCACCCCGTGGCGGCGTACCGTCTGCGGCGACCTGAGCTCGACCCTGGACTTCTCGATCGCCAGCGCCACCGCCTCGCGCCTGCCCAGCACCGCCGCCTATGTGCCACCCGCCGCCGACATCACCGGCAGCAAGACCTACCCCAACCTGCCGGTCGCCCCGCCTGCCAACCAGAGCATGCCGGTGCAGGAGCCCGGTGCCCGCCTGGCCCGCGCCCTGCCCTACCAGCTGCAAGCCACCAGCGTGGTGAACCCGGTGAACCAAAGCATCGGTATCAGCTTCGGCAACGCCGGAACGGTGGGCGCGTGGTTCCATGTGCGCACCGCCAACGGCACGCTGGCCGGTGGCTCGACCGGCCCCTGGGGCTACACGGTAGAGGCAGGCAAGTCGCTGTCCGATACCTGGGCCCCGCCCGCTGGCTCCAGCGCCTACGACCTGGCGGTGTACGGGCCGAATGGCTTTTTGCGCAAGTTTGCAGGCAACCTGGGTGCCACGGCAGCCAAGCTCAATGTCCAAAGCCTGTACGACACGGCCAGCGGCGGCATCTCGCTGGTGGTGACCAACGTGGGCACCACCGCCACTACCGTAACCGTGACCGACCAGTACCAGCACACCAGCTCGCACCAGACGGTGGCCCCCGGTGCCAGCTTCCGATCGGACTGGACGCTGCAAACCAGCGCCCGCTGGTACGACCTGCTGGTCACCGCCAGCAGCGATGCCAGCTTCGTCTGCCAGTGCGCAGGCCATGTGGAAACCGGCAAGCACGGCGTGAGCGATCCGCTGCTGTGAACGCCGCATCCCCTTTACTTCAAACAGGAACCCCCATGCTTTCCCAACTCCCCACCCTGCTGCGCAAAGCCAGCCTGTGCCTGGCTTTCACCACCCTGTTCGCCAGCGCCCATGCCGGGCTGGTCTACAACAACCTGGGCGCGGCCCCCAGCGGCTCCGACGCGGTCTATGGCTACGGCCCGCTGGCCAATTCCTTTACCACCGGGGCCGAAGGCGGCACGCTCAAAGGCGTGCAGGCTCTGCTGGTGAACCTGGGTCCGGATGTGGTGGGCAACGTCCAGGTGAACCTGTTGGCCAGCAACGGCGCGGCCCCGGGCAACACCCT
This sequence is a window from Rhodoferax sp. WC2427. Protein-coding genes within it:
- a CDS encoding cobyric acid synthase — protein: MTLAACTMVLGTTSGAGKSWLTTALCRYYARQGLKVAPFKAQNMSNNARVVAAAQGRPKQGTPPSGGSAVHEVTSVGAFFGGGEIGSAQYFQALAARAVPEVRMNPLLLKPERDTHSQVVLLGEVNAELTGMDWRSRSARVWPVVAQALDDLRAEYDVVVIEGAGSPAEINLSSSDIVNMRVARHADARCLLVTDIDRGGAFAHLYGTWALLPPEDRALLHGFVLNKFRGDAALLAPGPQMLQDLTGVPTVATLPMWWQHGLPEEDGVFDDRSRATGTVTRTIAVVAYPRISNLDEFQPLKNVPGVRLVWARSPADLAGADWVILPGSKHTSGDLAWLRQQGLDAAITAHAARGGTVLGICGGLQMLGEALIDLHGIDGNAPGLGLLPLVTQFEVQKTVQHRHTRFAPEMTGPWAALAGVAVAGYEIHHGQTQQHAAMARGGDVARAVLPDGLAWQNAAGNVLGLYLHGLLEDPAALQALFGATVPTLDTVFDGLADYVGIHFQAHFLDGLIRL
- a CDS encoding phosphocholine-specific phospholipase C translates to MTAIDRRSLLRGAAGVGLTAVFPDSIQKALAIPANAVTGTLQDVQHIVVLMQENRSFDHYFGTLRGVRGFSDPRAVRLYGSGNSVFEQPNQNGAGVTQTPATVLPFRPAGADLGLAFLADLAHSWKDAHGAWNGGRYDKWVQNKTSKTMGYLQRSDIPYYFALADAFTVCDAYHCSIMASTDPNRYYLWSGWSGQNGTLSADGAATGSTPGKVVLGSNGNGAAPYGPVVTNAEAGYNWRTYPERLQSAGVSWKIYQDIGVGLTAAGYWGWTGQPYIGNYGDNSLLYFQQYQNAQPGEPLYERARTGTNIYNNGAFNNGALFDQLRSDVLNNTLPQVSWIAAPEAYTEHPNWPTNYGAWYVNNVLAALTANPAVWASTVLIICYDENDGFFDHVVPPTPPMTAAQGLSTVSTANEIYPGNGSATYPAGPYGLGARVPMLVVSPWSKGGWVNSQVFDHTSIVQFIEKRFGVTEPNITPWRRTVCGDLSSTLDFSIASATASRLPSTAAYVPPAADITGSKTYPNLPVAPPANQSMPVQEPGARLARALPYQLQATSVVNPVNQSIGISFGNAGTVGAWFHVRTANGTLAGGSTGPWGYTVEAGKSLSDTWAPPAGSSAYDLAVYGPNGFLRKFAGNLGATAAKLNVQSLYDTASGGISLVVTNVGTTATTVTVTDQYQHTSSHQTVAPGASFRSDWTLQTSARWYDLLVTASSDASFVCQCAGHVETGKHGVSDPLL